The genomic DNA CAAACTTCTCCCACTCGGAATGCCCGAAGTACGAATGGCGCGCGCCGGTCGCCACAATCAAGTAATCGTAGTCGACGGCGCCATCCGCCATCATCACCCTGTGCTCGCGAGGCGTGATCGCCAAGACTTGCGCCTGGATCACTCGTGTGTTTTTCTGTTTGCGTAACACGCTGCGGATGGGATAGGCGATATCGCTGGGCGAGAGCCCTGCCGTCGCGACTTGATACAATAACGGCTGGAACAGGTGATAATTGTGACGATCGATCACCGTGAGCTGAAGCGCCGCATGGTTGAAGGTTCGCGCGGCATACAGCCCCCCGAATCCCGCGCCGACAATCACGATGCGGGGACATTCATGAACAGCCATCCTGTTCCCTTCCGGAGCCGGTCTGACTACTCACGCTCAACCCACCGGCGCGCCTCGCAACCATGGATGCCTCATTCGATGCGGTCCACCCTCATCGATAAACCGTATCCGGTAAACGTATTCGGCAGCAAGGCGCTGGTTGGCCTCGCCTGATCCGGCTTGTCAACCACCATGGTCTGTTGATCGTTCCTTGAGTTTCCTATAGCGCCGGATCAGATGGTTAGTGGAACTATCGTGCTTCAATTGGGGCTCAGCTGTACTCTCGAGTTCGGGGATAATGCGCGCGGCAAGCACCTTTCCCAGTTCGACCCCCCACTGGTCAAACGAATCAATGTGCCAGATGACGCCTTGCGTGAAGACGCTGTGCTCATACAGCGCGACGAGCGCCCCCAGCGCCGCGGGAGTCAACCGCTCCAAAAGGAGCGTGTTGGACGGACGGTTGCCTTCGAAGGTCCGATGCGGCACCAGCCATGCCGGTGTGTTCTCCGCTTTGACCTCCTGCGGCGTTTTGCCAAAGGCCAGAGCTTCCGCTTGGGCAAAGACGTTGGCCAGGAGCAGGTCGTGGTGACGACCTAGCGGGTGCAGCGGTTGAGCAAATGCGATGAAGTCGCAGGGGATGAGTTTGGTGCCCTGATGAATCAATTGGTAGAAGGAGTGTTGGCCATTGGTGCCCGGTTCTCCCCAGTAGATCGAGCCGGTTTGGTAGCCGATCTCAGTCCCATCGAGCATGACATGCTTGCCGTTGCTTTCCATCGTCAATTGCTGAAGGTACGCCGGAAAACGCTTCAGATACTGATCATAGGGGAGAACCGCCGTAGTCTGCGTGCCGAAAAAATTGTTGTACCAGATGGTCAGCAGCCCCATGAGCACCGGCACGTTGCGCTGGAACGGGGTGGTGCGGAAATGCTCGTCCATTTGATGAAACCCGTTGAGCATGGCCCGGAATCGTTCGGGGCCGATGGCAATCATCGTCGAGAGACCGATCGCGGAGTCCATCGAGTAGCGTCCGCCGACCCAGTCCCAAAACTCGAACATATTCGCGGTGTCGATTCCGAACTTCGCGACCTCTTTCGCATTGGTCGAGATCGCGACGAAATGCTTGGCCACCGCCTGGGCATCCCCGCCGAGGCCCTTGAGCGACCATTCACGGGCGCTTTGCGCGTTGGTCATCGTCTCCAAAGTTGTGAAGGTTTTTGATGAGACGATGAACAAGGTCTCCTCCGCGTTGAGATCGCGCGTGGCTTCGGCGAAGTCGGTACCGTCGATGTTGGAGACGAAGCGAAAAGTCAGGTCGCGTTGGCTGTAGTGCCGCAATGCTTCGTATGCCATCACCGGCCCTAGGTCAGATCCTCCGATGCCGATATTGATGACGTTACGGATCGGTTTTCCCGTGTACCCTTTCCACTGTCCACTGCGCAGCCGGTTGGAGAAGTCGGTCATTTTTTCCAGCACGGCGTGGACCTGAGGCACCACGTCTTCGCCGTCCACGATGAGAGAGTGATTCTTGGGAGCGCGCAGGGCCACATGGAGAACGGACCGTTTCTCCGTGACATTGATCTTCTCACCCCCAAACATGGCATCGATGCGATCATGGAGACCGGACTCCTCCGCCAATTGCACCAAGAGCGCAAGCGTCTCATCGGTGATGCGATTCTTCGAGTAGTCGAAGTAGATGCCGGCGGCCTCGACCGCCATGCGCTCCCCGCGGGTCGGATCGTCCGCGAAGAGTGTCCGGAGATGGAGATCATGAATTTTTGAGTAATGGGCTTCGAGAGCCTTCCACGCCGTGCGTATGGTGAGTGGTGCGATAGCTGTCATGCTGGTTTCCCTTCGTTTTATGGCTCACTGATCTATACTGTATGGCAAGTGTCTGAGCCGATTTTTACTCAAACGTCCGACCGAAGCAACGCCGAATGACGGCATGCGCCTCATGGGCCCGCCGGAGGGGCGGCGGGCATCAAGACTCGTCATGGCCCTCGGTCTGGTCCACGCGCATGAGCATGAATAGTGTCGGATCCTGTTCATCGCCTCCCCATCGAGCAAGTGTCTGTGCGACTCCGCTTCGCGTAAGTTACGTGTACGGCCACTTCCAGTTTCGGATCTCCGGCGGATCGATGCCGTGCTCGTGGGCATGCGCGAGATGCTCCAGGATCTGATCTTGCAACCAATTCTTGACGTGAGCTCCGGACTCTTGTAGCCGCGGTACTCGATCGATGACGTCGATCGCCAAGCTGAACCGGTCCACCTCGTTGAGGATGGCCAGCGCGAGCGGCGTGTCGATGCTTCCCTCTTCATTGTAGCCGTGGACGTGCCAGAGGTCGTGGTTGGCCCGGTAGGCCAGCTTGTGAATCAGCGCCGGGTATCCATGGAAGTTGAAGATGACGGGCTTGTCCGTCGTAAACAGGCCGTCGAAGTCGCGATTCGTCAACCCATGAGGGTGGTCCGTGATTGGCTCGAGTTTGAACAGATCGACCACGTTGATGAACCGAATCTTCAGGTCCGAGAACCGTTCACGCAAGATGGCTGTCGCGGCCAGCGCTTCCATGGTGACGACATCGCCCGCGCAGGCCATCACCACGTCCGGTGC from Nitrospira sp. includes the following:
- a CDS encoding Glucose-6-phosphate isomerase → MTAIAPLTIRTAWKALEAHYSKIHDLHLRTLFADDPTRGERMAVEAAGIYFDYSKNRITDETLALLVQLAEESGLHDRIDAMFGGEKINVTEKRSVLHVALRAPKNHSLIVDGEDVVPQVHAVLEKMTDFSNRLRSGQWKGYTGKPIRNVINIGIGGSDLGPVMAYEALRHYSQRDLTFRFVSNIDGTDFAEATRDLNAEETLFIVSSKTFTTLETMTNAQSAREWSLKGLGGDAQAVAKHFVAISTNAKEVAKFGIDTANMFEFWDWVGGRYSMDSAIGLSTMIAIGPERFRAMLNGFHQMDEHFRTTPFQRNVPVLMGLLTIWYNNFFGTQTTAVLPYDQYLKRFPAYLQQLTMESNGKHVMLDGTEIGYQTGSIYWGEPGTNGQHSFYQLIHQGTKLIPCDFIAFAQPLHPLGRHHDLLLANVFAQAEALAFGKTPQEVKAENTPAWLVPHRTFEGNRPSNTLLLERLTPAALGALVALYEHSVFTQGVIWHIDSFDQWGVELGKVLAARIIPELESTAEPQLKHDSSTNHLIRRYRKLKERSTDHGG